A region from the Papaver somniferum cultivar HN1 unplaced genomic scaffold, ASM357369v1 unplaced-scaffold_125, whole genome shotgun sequence genome encodes:
- the LOC113331590 gene encoding uncharacterized protein LOC113331590 — MGSNKMGFAWSDLFAKKKEATPDAAMGFDNPPDIDGKRVADVAFDDVSENLKHCEDMLIGVCVGKKLPYWLLGMLFKELGKLKDRLSALEYGTLFISNQPFFGHPWHALIEQEIAELKIVPIWVNLRKVPLHMWNAKALSKIASLIGTPIMMYKLTLSRAMMSYARILIEVDLKCEFPTLLHVYYEGKHVIDVEAEYSWKPPSCIECDSFGHVTPRCPWGKPKSKHVEVDRLVNEKVDKHVWVVKGTNKAINHMNVEVDMARSAMDEDVVSPGGNKENICMVEVIHSDVATGNMFDVLIEQEEVNKLSIIGIVETHVQVQNKDSIRFLINKNWCFTDNYANNSSDRIWIGWNPLEINVSVLHSASQAIFLEVTTSRNLKFVVTFVYGDNDSNIRTSLWNNLCDFASNLDIPWVVLGDFNEILISNERIGTRSCSPSSMNDFVQSDFLPPGISHHSSMVVSVFEERQHGPPPFRFYNYLNDEPDFMDIVRNVWSQQVKGNTIYVLVTKLKKFKQRLVELRRRRFPYLSESVVEAKKVMVCAQTDVQLRPLDPVISSAEKRLLETILELLGMKNLCSNKSIEFNGWNWGNILDEDKDIALECTSYFSSLFNGAALNDFYDNDSSFIQFSNFVSADDAACLSAPVSRDEIVHALSCIGSSKAPGPDGFSSHFFKVCWSIIEADFIRAIQNLFLRTKMLGEVHLCISSAKFSVLINGSPYGYFSSSRGLRQGCPLSPYLFVIVMEILSASLKNQVITGNFGLHPRCRLTQLTHLCFADDVLVFFKENVAAASSLKTALLGLSKISGLEMNKQKTALYSSYVDLSILSQIFQCLDCSTGELPFLYLGVPLLSTRLSHQDCFPLVSRVLKRVKSWKSKRLSYAGRLLLIKVVLSSMIYFWLSCFILPMRTVKELNSIFKRFLWAGAEMGKKYHPIRWDVVCRPFSEGGLGVRSIKITNEAANLRHLWDLVSRNHTIWTDWIHKNLIKNRDFWTFNIPQDASWYWRRILDQRTKAKDLILHIIGDGENTKFLTDLWHPLGRLLAWVSRDVLEDLCSNTDCKVGDFADEEGISLILWMRI; from the exons ATGGGATCGAATAAGATGGGTTTTGCTTGGTCTGATCTTTTTGCGAAGAAGAAAGAGGCGACTCCTGATGCTGCGATGGGGTTTGATAATCCACCTGATATTGATGGAAAGAGGGTTGCAGATGTTGCGTTTGATGATGTTTCTGAAAATTTGAAACACTGTGAAGATATGCTTATTggagtatgtgttggtaagaaaTTACCATATTGGTTGTTAGGAATGCTGTTCAAAGAGCTTGGAAAGTTAAAG GATAGATTGTCTGCTCTTGAATATGGTACGTTATTCATCTCGAATCAACCTTTCTTTGGCCATCCTTGGCATGCTCTTATTGAACAAGAAATAGCTGAACTGAAAATTGTACCCATTTGGGTAAATCTTAGGAAAGTACCATTACACATGTGGAATGCTAAGGCTCTTTCTAAAATTGCTAGTCTTATTGGTACTCCAATTATGATGTATAAACTTACTTTGAGCAGAGCTATGATGAGCTATGCTAGGATTTTGATTGAGGTGGATTTAAAATGTGAGTTTCCTACTTTATTGCATGTTTATTATGAGGGGAAACATGTTATTGATGTTGAAGCAGAATATTCTTGGAAGCCTCCAAGCTGTATTGAATGTGATTCTTTTGGACATGTGACTCCAAGGTGTCCTTGGGGTAAACCAAAGAGCAAGCATGTGGAAGTTGACAGACTAGTTAATGAGAAAGTTGACAAACATGTTTGGGTAGTTAAGGGAACTAATAAAGCTATAAATCACATGAATGTGGAAGTTGATATGGCAAGAAGTGCTATGGATGAGGATGTTGTCTCTCCTGGAGGTAATAAGGAAAATATATGTATGGTGGAAGTGATTCATTCAGATGTTGCTACTGGTAACATGTTTGATGTGCTTATTGAACAAGAGGAAGTT AATAAATTGTCCATAATTGGTATTGTGGAAACCCATGTGCAAGTTCAGAATAAGGACTCAATTAggtttttgattaataaaaattggTGTTTTACTGATAACTATGCAAATAATAGCTCTGATAGGATTTGGATTGGGTGGAACCCTCTTGAAATAAATGTTTCAGTTTTACATAGTGCTTCTCAAGCCATTTTTCTTGAAGTGACAACTAGTAGAAACTTAAAGTTTGTTGTTACTTTCGTTTATGGAGACAATGATAGTAATATTAGGACTTCTCTATGGAATAATTTATGTGATTTTGCTTCTAATTTGGACATTCCTTGGGTTGTGTTGGGAGATTTTAATGagatcctgatctcaaatgaaagAATAGGCACTAGAAGTTGTTCTCCTTCTTCCATGAATGACTTTGTTCAGT CTGATTTTCTCCCTCCGGGTATTTCACACCATTCTTCTATGGTGGTTTCCGTTTTTGAGGAACGACAACACGGCCCACCTCCTTTTAGATTCTATAATTATCTTAATGATGAGCCAGATTTTATGGATATTGTTAGGAATGTTTGGTCCCAACAGGTGAAAGGAAATACAATATATGTGCTTGTCACTAAGTTGAAGAAGTTTAAGCAAAGATTGGTTGAATTGCGAAGGCGTAGATTCCCTTATCTTTCTGAATCTGTGGTTGAGGCGAAGAAGGTTATGGTGTGTGCTCAAACTGATGTTCAATTAAGACCTCTTGATCCTGTGATTTCTAGTGCTGAGAAGAGGCTGTTAGAAACTATTCTAGAGTTGCTAGGCATGAAGAATCTATGCTCAAACAAAAGTATAGAGTTCAATGGATGGAATTGG GGTAATATCCTTGATGAGGACAAAGATATTGCTTTGGAGTGCACCTCTTATTTCTCTTCTCTATTTAATGGTGCAGCTCTGAATGATTTTTATGATAATGATTCTAGTTTTATTCAGTTTTCTAATTTTGTCTCGGCTGATGATGCTGCTTGTCTAAGCGCCCCTGTTTCTAGGGATGAAATAGTTCATGCTTTGTCGTGCATTGGCTCAAGTAAGGCTCCAGGTCCTGACGGTTTTTCGAGTCATTTCTTCAAGGTTTGTTGGTCCATCATTGAAGCTGATTTTATTAGAGCTATTCAGAACTTGTTCTTGAGGACTAAAATGCTTGGTGAG GTTCATTTGTGTATATCTTCAGCAAAATTTTCAGTGCTTATTAATGGTTCTCCATATGGTTATTTTTCTTCTAGTAGGGGCCTACGACAGGGTTGTCCTTTGTCGCCTTACTTATTTGTCATTGTAATGGAGATTTTGAGTGCTTCTCTGAAGAATCAAGTTATTACTGGTAATTTTGGTTTACACCCTAGATGTCGATTAACCCAACTTACTCATTTATGCTTTGCCGATGATGTCTTAGTCTTTTTCAAAGAAAATGTGGCTGCTGCTTCTTCTCTTAAGACTGCTTTATTAGGTCTTAGTAAGATTTCAGGATTGGAGATGAATAAACAGAAAACTGCCTTGTACTCCTCTTATGTGGATCTTTCTATTTTGTCTCAGATTTTTCAATGTCTTGATTGTAGTACTGGAGAGTTACCGTTTCTCTATCTTGGGGTTCCTCTATTATCTACTAGGCTATCTCATCAGGACTGTTTTCCTTTAGTTTCTAGAGTGCTTAAGAGGGTGAAGTCTTGGAAATCTAAGAGACTTTCTTATGCTGGCAGATTACTTCTCATTAAGGTTGTTCTTAGTAGTATGATTTATTTTTGGCTTTCATGTTTTATCCTTCCTATGAGAACTGTCAAGGAGTTGAATTCTATTTTCAAGAGATTTCTTTGGGCAGGTGCAGAAATGGGGAAGAAATACCATCCTATTAGATGGGATGTGGTTTGTAGGCCATTTTCGGAAGGAGGTCTGGGTGTTAGGAGCATAAAAATCACTAATGAGGCTGCAAATCTTAGACATCTATGGGACTTGGTGAGTCGGAATCATACTATCTGGACTGATTGGATCCATAAGAATTTGATTAAAAATAGGGATTTTTGGACTTTCAATATTCCACAAGATGCCTCTTGGTACTGGCGTAGAATTCTGGATCAGAGAACTAAAGCCAAGGATCTTATTCTTCATATTATAGGGGATGGTGAAAATACTAAGTTCTTAACTGATTTATGGCATCCTCTTGGTAGGCTCCTTGCTTGGGTTAGTAGAGATGTTCTTGAGGATCTATGTTCTAATACTGATTGTAAAGTGGGTGATTTCGCTGATGAGGAAGGTATTTCCCTGATTCTATGGATGAGGATTTGA